One region of Turicibacter bilis genomic DNA includes:
- a CDS encoding Na/Pi cotransporter family protein yields the protein MTVLPIILSLFCGLALFLYGMRQMSNALKSLAGNKLKETVSTTITSPYKGAFIGCIFTALVQSSSAITVLVVGLVDTGLMTLLQATGVIMGANIGTTVTTQLITLNLTDFIPYFIFLGATLMLFSTKKNIHHIGHFLFSFGMLFLGLGIVKSSMSPIVSSGLFQRLIFNVQGKPLLCILLGMSITFLIQSSSASTAILISLASTRAITLYTAIPILFGHEIGTCMTAILSSLSGNTAGKQAALIHFTFNFLGTLLFLPFIDNLIDFTATFSPTPERQIANAQLFFNLSTVFLFLPFSKLFVKFAEMVFHEKKQSTYRHFR from the coding sequence ATGACTGTACTACCGATCATCCTTAGCTTATTTTGCGGTCTTGCTCTCTTTTTATATGGAATGCGACAAATGAGCAATGCCTTGAAATCATTAGCTGGCAATAAATTAAAAGAAACAGTTTCTACCACCATTACTTCTCCTTATAAAGGAGCATTTATTGGTTGCATCTTTACCGCACTCGTTCAAAGCAGTTCAGCAATTACTGTGTTAGTCGTTGGGCTAGTGGATACAGGATTAATGACTTTATTACAAGCAACCGGAGTCATTATGGGAGCTAACATTGGAACAACGGTAACTACGCAATTGATTACACTTAATTTAACGGATTTTATTCCTTACTTTATTTTTTTAGGAGCTACCCTAATGCTCTTTTCTACCAAGAAAAACATTCATCATATCGGGCATTTTTTATTTAGTTTTGGGATGTTATTTCTCGGGCTTGGAATCGTTAAATCATCAATGAGCCCTATCGTCTCTTCTGGCCTTTTCCAACGACTCATTTTTAATGTTCAAGGTAAACCTCTTCTGTGTATTCTTCTGGGAATGTCCATTACCTTCTTAATTCAAAGTTCCTCAGCTTCAACAGCCATTCTCATCTCACTCGCTTCTACCAGAGCAATCACTCTTTATACAGCCATTCCTATTCTTTTTGGCCATGAAATTGGAACATGTATGACAGCTATACTATCTAGCTTAAGTGGTAATACAGCCGGAAAGCAGGCAGCACTCATTCACTTTACCTTTAATTTTCTGGGAACACTACTCTTCTTACCATTCATCGACAATCTAATAGATTTCACTGCAACCTTTAGTCCAACACCTGAACGACAAATTGCGAATGCACAACTTTTCTTCAATTTATCGACTGTATTCTTATTCCTACCATTTAGCAAACTATTCGTTAAATTTGCTGAAATGGTCTTTCATGAGAAAAAACAATCCACCTACCGACATTTTCGATAG
- a CDS encoding Na/Pi cotransporter family protein encodes MEYINILLGLFSGLALFLFGMEFMGDGLENAAGSRLKSFFDKAITNPLKGALVGTIVTAIIQSSSATTVMVVGFVNAGLMSLYQAVGVIMGANIGTTITGQLITFKIDDYIPLFIIIGAALILFMKQEKRKEIGKIVFGFGLLFMGLSQMKDAMSPIAQTTFFQDLILTLEGNMFLGILVGAAMTAVVQSSSASTAILLSLAATGAISLQVAIPILFGNNIGTCVTALLSSLNANKVAKKAAFIHLSFNLIGTLIFLPLINILSQVVMYMGGDIDKQIANAHTIFNIVNAIILLPFAGVFVKLANLALKDKEGEKPTINRLDRRFLETPAIAFEQAFQESLTMYDLAKENLTLSTNALIDGKVTNLKKIFKNESEINRLERELSTFLVSISSHDITEVDTNRIASMIKIISDIERIGDHSKNIAELAEEVSTSKLTFTSDALEELRLMYNYTIESINSSYASYKNNNRQKANDTMIFEENIDRLEELLRDKHIQRLSQNKCNAHSGAVFLDAISNFERIGDHSINIAEYVLSLDNNMTK; translated from the coding sequence ATGGAATACATTAATATCTTACTAGGTCTATTTAGTGGACTTGCCCTATTTTTATTCGGTATGGAATTTATGGGAGATGGACTTGAAAACGCAGCAGGTTCACGATTAAAATCATTCTTCGATAAAGCCATTACAAATCCACTTAAAGGGGCTTTAGTAGGAACAATTGTCACAGCAATTATACAAAGTAGTAGTGCTACAACCGTAATGGTCGTTGGTTTCGTTAACGCAGGTCTTATGAGCTTATACCAAGCAGTAGGAGTCATCATGGGGGCTAACATCGGGACAACGATTACTGGTCAATTAATCACATTCAAAATTGATGATTACATTCCATTATTCATCATTATCGGGGCGGCGCTTATCTTATTCATGAAACAAGAAAAGCGTAAAGAAATCGGTAAAATCGTCTTTGGGTTCGGTCTTTTATTCATGGGATTATCTCAAATGAAAGATGCAATGAGCCCAATTGCCCAAACAACATTCTTCCAAGACTTAATCTTAACTCTTGAAGGAAACATGTTCTTAGGAATTTTAGTCGGGGCAGCTATGACTGCAGTCGTACAAAGTTCTTCTGCATCAACAGCAATTCTTTTATCCCTAGCTGCAACAGGTGCAATTAGCTTACAAGTAGCGATTCCTATCCTATTCGGTAATAATATCGGAACATGTGTAACTGCCCTATTATCAAGTTTAAATGCCAATAAAGTGGCTAAGAAAGCTGCATTCATCCATTTATCATTTAACTTAATCGGAACATTAATCTTCTTACCATTGATTAATATCCTATCGCAAGTTGTGATGTATATGGGTGGAGATATTGACAAACAAATTGCCAATGCACATACAATCTTTAATATTGTCAATGCAATTATTTTATTACCATTTGCTGGTGTGTTTGTTAAATTAGCTAACTTAGCTCTTAAAGATAAAGAAGGTGAAAAACCAACGATTAATCGTTTAGATCGTCGTTTCCTTGAAACACCTGCGATTGCATTCGAGCAAGCATTCCAAGAAAGTTTAACAATGTATGATTTAGCAAAAGAAAACTTAACACTTTCAACAAATGCTTTAATTGATGGTAAAGTAACAAATCTCAAAAAAATCTTTAAAAATGAATCAGAGATTAATCGCTTAGAACGTGAATTATCTACATTCTTAGTGTCAATTTCTTCTCATGATATTACAGAAGTTGATACTAATCGTATCGCATCAATGATTAAAATCATAAGTGATATTGAGCGTATTGGAGATCATAGTAAAAATATCGCTGAATTAGCCGAAGAAGTTTCAACAAGTAAATTAACATTTACAAGTGATGCATTAGAAGAGTTAAGATTAATGTATAACTATACAATCGAATCGATTAATTCATCTTATGCAAGCTACAAAAATAATAATCGTCAAAAAGCAAATGACACAATGATTTTTGAAGAAAATATCGATCGCTTAGAAGAGTTATTACGTGATAAACACATCCAACGCTTAAGCCAAAACAAATGTAATGCTCATAGTGGTGCTGTATTCTTAGATGCTATTTCAAACTTTGAACGTATTGGTGATCATTCAATCAATATCGCTGAATATGTTTTAAGTTTAGATAATAATATGACAAAATAA
- the sufC gene encoding Fe-S cluster assembly ATPase SufC, whose translation MQKPVLTISELRANVEDKEILKGVNLEIKGGEVHAIMGPNGTGKSTLSSTIMGHPKYHVTSGNVTLNNEDVLAMSVDERARAGLFLAMQYPAEVPGVTNSDFLRTAMQTRMEEGKDVPLFKFIRELDKSVAKLEMREDLPHRYLNEGFSGGEKKRNEILQMLMLKPNIAILDEIDSGLDVDALRIVGEAVNSMRGENFGCLLITHYQRLLDHIKPDFVHIMMKGRIVKSGGPELIERIDREGYDWIKQELGIEDERVIVEDEKRKVVSIGTCATKEMLDL comes from the coding sequence ATGCAAAAACCTGTTTTAACGATATCAGAATTACGTGCAAACGTTGAAGATAAAGAAATTTTAAAAGGCGTAAACTTAGAAATTAAAGGCGGAGAAGTTCATGCGATCATGGGACCTAACGGAACTGGAAAATCGACATTATCTTCTACAATTATGGGACACCCTAAATATCATGTAACAAGTGGAAATGTGACATTAAATAATGAAGATGTATTAGCTATGTCAGTTGATGAGCGTGCTCGTGCTGGATTATTCTTAGCAATGCAATATCCTGCAGAAGTACCAGGTGTTACAAACTCAGACTTTTTACGTACAGCTATGCAAACACGTATGGAAGAAGGAAAAGATGTTCCTTTATTTAAGTTTATTCGTGAATTAGATAAGAGTGTGGCAAAATTAGAAATGCGTGAAGATTTACCACATCGTTACTTAAATGAAGGATTCTCAGGTGGAGAGAAAAAACGTAATGAAATTTTACAAATGTTAATGTTAAAACCAAATATTGCAATTTTAGATGAAATTGACTCAGGATTAGATGTTGATGCATTACGTATTGTTGGAGAAGCAGTAAACTCAATGCGTGGTGAAAACTTTGGATGCTTATTAATTACTCACTACCAACGTTTATTAGACCATATCAAACCAGACTTCGTTCATATCATGATGAAAGGGCGTATCGTTAAATCTGGTGGACCAGAATTAATTGAACGTATTGATCGTGAAGGATACGATTGGATTAAACAAGAATTAGGAATCGAAGATGAACGAGTAATCGTTGAAGATGAAAAACGTAAAGTCGTATCAATCGGAACATGTGCTACAAAAGAAATGTTAGACCTATAA
- the sufD gene encoding Fe-S cluster assembly protein SufD, which yields MTQLPTWVNEMQSKALAAMPSLKLPKADRTNIKNWAFDVIEAQAPVSYKENEIPAAVSHLVNADEQNVVIVCDGVVVYKKLSDAFNGVVLANLTEALTVHEDLFKSHFMTVTPVEMNKLVAMHVAHLNSGLFIYVPKNKVINDVLNVVYVQENGSLMNHTLIVAEQSSQFKYIENYHNTSKANINAISEVVVGENAHVEYAAMDRLHQDSTVYQCRKANVQANGSFLLSLGALNDGNTVSENLVALVGQGATAEVKTVAIAEGKQKQNITVNIEHLAPYTEGHIVSHGVSKDSAQLTFNGIGKINKGMNGSNAQQESRAMILSETARADANPILLIDEYDVKAGHAAGVGKIDEEQLYYLMSRGLTRRAAEILIIYGFLMPFIDDIRSEVIKSEFVKVIERKINA from the coding sequence ATGACGCAATTACCAACTTGGGTTAATGAAATGCAATCGAAAGCTTTAGCTGCGATGCCTTCATTAAAATTACCAAAAGCAGATCGTACAAATATTAAAAACTGGGCCTTCGATGTCATTGAAGCACAAGCTCCAGTTTCATATAAAGAGAATGAAATCCCAGCAGCAGTTTCGCACTTAGTGAATGCTGATGAACAAAATGTTGTCATCGTATGTGACGGCGTTGTTGTTTACAAGAAATTAAGTGATGCCTTTAATGGAGTTGTATTAGCCAACTTAACAGAGGCTTTAACGGTTCATGAAGATTTATTTAAGTCTCATTTCATGACAGTAACACCAGTAGAAATGAATAAATTAGTGGCAATGCATGTTGCTCATTTAAATAGTGGTTTATTTATCTATGTTCCAAAAAATAAAGTGATTAATGATGTCTTAAATGTTGTATATGTACAAGAAAATGGATCATTAATGAATCACACATTAATCGTGGCAGAACAAAGTTCACAATTCAAATATATCGAAAACTATCATAATACTTCAAAAGCAAACATCAATGCGATTTCAGAAGTTGTTGTTGGTGAAAATGCACATGTTGAATATGCAGCGATGGATCGTTTACACCAAGATTCAACAGTTTACCAATGTCGTAAAGCAAATGTTCAAGCAAATGGAAGTTTCTTATTATCATTAGGAGCTTTAAATGACGGAAATACAGTTTCTGAGAACTTAGTTGCTTTAGTCGGGCAAGGTGCAACTGCTGAAGTGAAAACAGTGGCGATTGCTGAAGGCAAACAAAAACAAAATATCACAGTCAATATTGAACACTTGGCTCCTTATACAGAAGGGCATATTGTCAGCCATGGGGTTTCAAAAGATAGTGCTCAATTAACATTCAATGGAATCGGAAAAATTAATAAAGGAATGAATGGATCGAATGCACAACAAGAAAGCCGTGCCATGATTTTATCTGAAACAGCACGTGCCGATGCTAATCCAATTCTTTTAATTGACGAGTATGATGTTAAAGCTGGACATGCGGCTGGTGTTGGTAAAATTGACGAAGAGCAATTATACTATTTAATGAGTCGTGGATTAACGCGTCGTGCAGCTGAAATTTTAATTATTTACGGATTCTTAATGCCATTCATTGATGATATTCGTAGCGAGGTAATCAAATCAGAATTCGTGAAGGTTATTGAACGTAAAATTAATGCTTAA
- a CDS encoding cysteine desulfurase, with protein sequence MSIDVNRIREDFPILKETMNGHPLVYLDSGATTLKPQVVIDAVNHYNTKKTSNVHRGVYQLSNDATELYEGAREKVKQLINAKKVEEIVFTKGATHALNLVAQSYGLYNLKAGDEIIVSELEHHSSFLPWQHVARVTGAVLKFIPLDETGHITVENFKKVLSDKTKVVAINYVSNVMGYVSPIKEITALAHEVGAIISVDAAQAAPHMKIDVQDLDCDFLSFSGHKMCGPTGVGVLYGKYELLNALEPMEFGGEMIDIVGEVTSTWKDAPYRFEAGTPVIAGAIGLGAAIDYLEAIGFDNIAAHELELRNYAVEKLEELGGVTIFNRDAETGIISFNIDGVHPHDAATIYDAEGVCVRAGHHCAQPLMGWLCQPATLRASFYLYNTKEEVDAFIEATRKGKEFFDGVFF encoded by the coding sequence ATGTCAATCGATGTCAATCGTATCCGTGAAGATTTCCCTATTTTAAAGGAAACGATGAACGGACATCCATTAGTATATTTAGATAGTGGTGCTACAACGTTAAAGCCTCAAGTGGTTATTGACGCCGTAAATCATTACAATACGAAGAAAACATCTAATGTTCATCGCGGTGTATACCAATTAAGTAACGATGCAACGGAATTATATGAAGGAGCACGTGAAAAGGTTAAACAATTAATTAATGCTAAAAAGGTAGAAGAAATTGTTTTTACTAAAGGGGCAACGCACGCCCTAAACTTAGTTGCTCAAAGTTATGGTTTATATAATTTAAAAGCCGGGGATGAAATCATTGTTTCTGAGCTAGAACATCATAGTAGCTTCTTACCATGGCAACATGTGGCTCGTGTGACAGGTGCTGTCTTAAAATTCATCCCACTTGATGAAACAGGTCATATTACAGTAGAAAATTTTAAAAAAGTTTTAAGTGATAAGACAAAAGTTGTTGCGATTAACTATGTTTCTAACGTGATGGGATATGTGTCCCCAATTAAAGAAATCACAGCTTTAGCTCATGAAGTAGGAGCAATCATTTCAGTTGATGCAGCTCAAGCAGCTCCACATATGAAAATTGATGTTCAAGATTTAGATTGTGATTTCTTATCTTTCAGTGGACATAAAATGTGTGGACCAACAGGTGTTGGTGTTTTATATGGTAAATATGAATTATTAAACGCATTAGAGCCAATGGAATTTGGTGGTGAAATGATTGATATCGTTGGTGAAGTAACATCAACATGGAAAGATGCTCCTTATCGTTTTGAAGCAGGGACACCAGTTATTGCTGGAGCAATTGGACTTGGAGCAGCTATCGATTATTTAGAGGCAATTGGATTTGATAATATTGCAGCACATGAATTAGAGTTACGAAACTATGCGGTTGAAAAACTTGAAGAATTAGGTGGGGTAACGATTTTTAATCGTGATGCTGAAACTGGAATCATTTCATTTAATATTGATGGGGTTCATCCACACGATGCAGCCACTATTTATGATGCCGAAGGGGTCTGTGTACGTGCTGGACATCATTGTGCACAGCCATTAATGGGATGGTTATGTCAACCAGCCACTTTACGTGCAAGTTTCTATTTATATAATACAAAAGAAGAAGTGGATGCATTTATTGAAGCCACTCGTAAAGGAAAGGAGTTTTTCGACGGTGTCTTTTTCTAA
- the sufU gene encoding Fe-S cluster assembly sulfur transfer protein SufU produces MSFSNLEQLYRQVIMDHYKNPRNKGLLQEDGYHEVHLKNPTCGDDITVQVKVEDGKIIDLRHEGTGCSICCSSASVMSQTLKEKTLDEAQHITNNFYELVKGNEFDEDLDMGDAPVYQGVSKFPARVKCATISWKAAEQAINEIKK; encoded by the coding sequence GTGTCTTTTTCTAATTTAGAGCAATTATATCGCCAAGTTATTATGGATCATTATAAAAATCCTCGTAATAAAGGATTATTACAAGAAGATGGGTATCATGAAGTTCACTTAAAAAACCCAACATGTGGAGATGATATTACGGTTCAAGTTAAAGTAGAGGACGGTAAAATCATTGACTTACGTCATGAAGGAACTGGATGTTCAATTTGTTGTTCATCAGCTTCGGTTATGTCTCAAACATTAAAAGAAAAAACATTAGACGAAGCTCAGCATATTACAAACAATTTTTATGAGTTAGTTAAAGGTAATGAATTCGATGAAGATTTAGATATGGGAGATGCACCAGTTTATCAAGGTGTGTCTAAATTCCCAGCACGTGTTAAATGTGCAACTATTTCATGGAAAGCTGCTGAGCAAGCAATTAACGAAATAAAAAAATAA